One genomic window of Numida meleagris isolate 19003 breed g44 Domestic line chromosome 1, NumMel1.0, whole genome shotgun sequence includes the following:
- the CHORDC1 gene encoding cysteine and histidine-rich domain-containing protein 1, with the protein MSLLCYNRGCGQRFDPETNTEDSCTYHPGVPVFHDALKGWSCCKRRTTDFSDFLSIVGCTKGLHNSEKPPEPVKPDVKSTTERKELAELKPKFQEHIIQAPKPLETIKRPSPDEPMTNLQLKVSASLKQALDKLKLSSENEEKKEEDSDEIKIGTPCKNAGCSKTYQGPHSTEELCRYHSGVPIFHEGMKYWSCCKRKTSDFNTFLAQEGCTTGTHVWTKKDAGKKVVPCRHDWHQTGGEVTVSIYAKNSVPDLSYVEANSTMLNIHIVFEGEKEFHRNVKLWGVIDVKRSYVNMTATKIEVTMRKAEPLLWASLELPVSNTQQQNENSDQ; encoded by the exons ATTCATGCACGTATCATCCAGGTGTGCCAGTCTTTCACGATGCTCTCAAA GGTTGGTCATGCTGTAAGAGGAGAACAACAGACTTCTCTGACTTCTTAAGCATTGTG GGCTGTACAAAGGGCCTCCATAATAGTGAGAAACCCCCTGAGCCTGTTAAACCAGATGTCAAAAGTACCACTGAGCGAAAGGAGCTAGCTGAACTGAAACCCAAATTTCAGGAACACATCATTCAAGCACCAAAACCACTGGAAACAATTAAAAGACCAAG CCCAGATGAGCCAATGACAAATTTGCAGCTGAAAGTGTCAGCTTCCTTGAAGCAAGCACTAGATAAACTGAAACTctcatcagaaaatgaagagaaaaaag AGGAGGACAGTGATGAGATCAAGATTGGGACGCCATGTAAAAATGCAGGCTGTTCAAAA ACATACCAGGGACCACACAGCACTGAAGAATTATGTCGGTACCATTCTGGCGTGCCTATATTTCATGAAGG GATGAAGTATTGGAGCTgctgtaaaaggaaaacatctgaCTTCAATACGTTTTTAGCTCAAGAAGGATGCACAACAGGAACACATGTATGGACTAAAAAGGATGCG GGAAAGAAAGTAGTTCCATGCAGGCATGATTGGCATCAGACTGGAGGAGAAGTGACTGTTTCTATATACGCAAAGAACTCTGTTCCTGATCTGAGCTACGTAGAAGCAAATAGCACAATG tTAAATATCCATATTGtatttgaaggagaaaaggaatttCATCGCAATGTGAAATTATGGGGA GTAATTGATGTAAAGAGGAGTTACGTGAACATGACGGCTACAAAGATTGAGGTTACTATGCGAAAAGCAGAGCCTCTATTATGGGCAAGTCTTGAATTACCGGTATCCAACACCCAACAACAAAATGAGAATTCAGATCAATAA